Part of the Schistocerca americana isolate TAMUIC-IGC-003095 chromosome 5, iqSchAmer2.1, whole genome shotgun sequence genome, gtacctaaaaatatttttatgtatttgctgAAACTACTGGGAAGAGGAGGAGGATCTgtcaaaccacaaaatgtttgagcagcatttttttccttttcctgttgcacgcattgcatacactagcttcaaattcacatcatatgaatgatgcacaatgttcaaagtcatttttgaggtagatttattgcaggatctacacagaacaactaattttgatgctaaaaccttcctgctactttgttgttcagttatttccagacagcctacaccataacactgtttacatttcaccacttcctttatcagacatcaacaacaacatatccACTACAAatcagcgtcattgttaacacaaaaatttgaatcaataGGAAgagtgccatgtgggagtttcttctctgaagaacataggttactttcaacagtgtggcttgttttgtttgtgaactgggtaccacagaatttccttttattggatTTCTTGATGCGTGGGATAGTTTGTATTTATTGTAcattaaaggatatgtacttccacaaatatatgtagcacttgggtaacaaacattcagtaacatgtgaacaaactgcttcagcaaaacaaaagtaaatactagcaaagagaatcatttacagacactagaaagctgcactgttaccaacatatacaatgtatcatacatataatcgctggaaacaaagTTCACAGTCCTTTACAAAATAATACTGGtttatgtaacagaaataaagggggcgtggtggcatacgtgaccgtaactttaaaattggTATataataggtcatttttcatttgaaactctATAATTTATGTATCAatataatcaggaaagactatagaattttcCACTATTTATAAGTAACCTGTTTCCTTCATCAATCAAATTTCCTTCATTTTTTCTTTCTGTCCAAAGGGTATTGGTCTCTGGAGAGATGTGAAAATTTGCTTCATTAATAAATCCTTCTCTATctgttgtttgtatgtattgtacaATCAGCATATACCAtttgctattttaattttttttttttttttgcaggcagCAAAGCATCTGCAGGGACAAATAAAAACAAGGCTTCTTGTTCTGGAGCAAAAGCATCAAAGGAGCCATGTCCTATATGTCAAGAAAAGCAACGCAGACCTCTGTCCACCTACATTAGAAGTAAATCTCGTCAAGATCACAAAAATGATGCCTGTATTGAGGAAGAGACTGATAATCCTGAACAACATTCACAAAAAACAGCAGAATTAAACATTCAGGCACAGGATCAGCACAAAGTCAAATAAAATCATAGTTGAACTACCTCTGCAGGCGTTGTAAATTTGTATTTTAATACTACTTGTACAGGCAGCAAAGCATCTGCAGGGACAAATAAAAACAAGGCTTCTTGTTCTGGAGCAAAAGCATCAAAGGAGCCATGTCCTATATGTCAAGAAAAGCAACGCAGACCTCTGTCCACCTACATTAGAAGTAAATCTCGTCAAGATCACAAAAATGATGCCTGTATTGAGGAAGAGACTGATAATCCTGAACAACATTCACAAAAAACAGCAGAATTAAACATTCAGGCACAGGATCAGCACAAAGTCAAATAAAATCATAGTTGAACTACCTCTGCAGGCGTTGTAAATTTGTATTTTAATACTACTTGTACATAATTTTTTTAGGAATACCATTGAATAAGACAATTCCAGTAACTTTATTGTAGCACTGGATAATTAACAATGCAATCTAGAACTTGTTTGAAATTTTACTACTGTCTCTTACAATCCTGGTGAAGAATGTAAATAATTCGAGAATGATATTCATGAAAATGGTTAATGTAAGTCTGAAAGATGCTTTTCAGTACGTTCAAGTGCAATAACATGATATTTTTTTAAGAATTTAACTGACTTTGACCAGGAAGTGTGTGTGTTAAACTGTTTACATTCCAAGTCCAATAAGACTTCAAAACACTAGTCATTTACTTAACAGACTGAATACTTGTATAGAATGAGACAATTGTCATAGTTGGTTtagcgttttttattttatttgtgttctGTAACATATTTTAAAGTTTACATTATTGAGAGCTGATAGAATGATACACTGAGTCATTCTCGTGCTCCCAAAAAGTGACAGATTTACATTTCCCCTACTTTTGCTAAAGTCTCTCTCTGAACCATCAAGGTAAATAAATTTTAACTGCATCTTCATCTTCAGTGATGTTCTAAAGGAGTAAAAAAACCCATGAGCAAAAGTATCCTTTtttattttgcagatgatgcacatACCTGGtttgtagtttcattaactctatGTATAATATTTTATATATATCCCTGAGTCTGTTTACAATAAAACTGTagaaaaaactaaaaatgaaatttcccTGTTGGCGTACTATAGTAAGCTACCCATAGTTCTTAGAAGCATTATCCTATCAAAGGGGGATTATCTTCAAAAAAGTTTCCAAAGTTTATTATTCATACTCAACTGttactttccacttcactatatatTGTTTCTAAACCATCAATAAATAATTAGTCTTCCTCTGCCTTGTAGAAGTCTGCAGTTCGCCAAGTGAGTCATTTCGTGTGAAAGAGCTAAAAGCAAAAGATGCTATGGTGCTGTAAGTTTTATCATCCTTGCCACCAGAACTGATTCTCTTTAAATTCAAGTGAAACATTTGTGCATTACTGTGCAGACAATAACTACAAATAACAGCAACAGGAGCAGCAGCAACCACAACAATAATCTGTTGTCATTGGGGCATTACAGTAATAGACAATGTCACACACATAATTCATATGatattttgaaagaaacaacagcCTTGTTATTAACATCAGAGTATACACTGACATGACTTAAGTCATgagacagtgatatgcacatatggcagtagtatcaggtacacaaggtataaaagggtagtgcactggcaaagctgttatttgtactcaggtggttcatgtgaaaatatttctgatgtgattatggtcgcacggtaggaattaacggactttgaatgtggaatggtagttggagctagacacagggGTCATTCCACtccagaaattgttagggaattcagtattctgagatccacagcatcaagagtgtgccgagaataccaaatttcaggcactacctctcaccaaggGCAATACAGTAACCGAagaccttcacttaacaactgagagcagtgaTGTTTGTGTAGCATCATCAGTGCTAGCAGACTTACCCGAAGTATTCGACACCATGGCCCATGAAAGACtgatacaaaaattgaaaaactatgGAATTTGATGCCAAGCAAAATACTGGATACAATAATACTTATGCAACACTGTATCAATAGGGAAGTCAGTCAGGAACCAGACATCAAATATGAAGTACTATAGGAATCAGTAATGGGATCACTGGCGTTTAATGTTTATAAATGATATACccattggagagagagagagagagagagagagagagagagagagagagagagagagagaggaggagatgacaTGACAATACAGAACAGTGACCAAAATGTGGAACAGTTTGAGAAAAAGCATGTAtttctgcaaatgtcacagctcaggGGCTCACAGAAAATGAACTACAAATCTGAAGAGAACTATGTATGCAGTGTTCAGAAACAGAGAGAAATCTGTGCTTGTGAATTTAGAGGTGGACGATATAAAGATGGACAAAGTAGAATCCACTGGATCTTTAGGCATTACTGCAGATAACAAGTTGAAATGGAAACAGCATACAAATTCTGTCTCTACGAAACTCAGCTCTATCATATTCATAATGCAGCAGCTTTCATGATACCCAGACGAACAGCTTCTGTACACACTATACCATGGTCACTCTGAACAATACCTTCAGTATGGAGTGATGGTGTGGCAGTGTGGCAAAACACAAACATCGAAAAAACAAAAGATGAACAAGGGCTTATGAAACATGCACAAACtactttacaaatttaatttttgcatCTTTGTACatatacacaacaacaacaacatacatcacAAAAGATAGTTCACAGTGGATTACAAATGCAAGTGTACACATCTGAACACACAGGGAAAGAATGATACACAAAGCACAACCCACTGATTGACAATGCTTGTAAAATGACCTTAGTACTAGAGTATCATATTCCCACAGTCTGCCAAAAAACCTGCATGACAGCATACATGACACTAACTTTCCAAAAAAAGCTCAAATATTATTGGTGTAAAAGCATTTTATTAGCATTAAAAAGTATTTACTaaattaaatttgtttatattgttcTTTATGATCAGTGATATTCAGGAGTTTAATCAAAACGGTTCCCCTTCGGAAATAAGTGATAATATTTGATACGTCTTATATTATACGCACATATATTTACACTATGTAATCCTACAGGATCAAAAACAAATTCCATTCAGTTGTCTCACCTTACATTTCCCTTCTCCCTTCTGTCAAGGTCCACAACACTACTTCTCCATCCAGATTGTGTACTGCCTTCTCCTTTCACCTTTCTCCAAATGAGGCatccatctccctccctccctatctCTTTCCCCCTACCCCCTCCTTTTTCTCCTCCCTATTGCTCTCTCCGACTCAACCTTCGTCTCTTTCTCCCTGTTCCTCTCCTTCCTCAGAAATCCTTTCTTCTTcttgtgcagccactgagtcattTCTCTTTCCCACTC contains:
- the LOC124616719 gene encoding uncharacterized protein LOC124616719, translating into MDVYNSLPDVFTYHSLKHSGYEYTWTAQQDHKGSKASAGTNKNKASCSGAKASKEPCPICQEKQRRPLSTYIRSKSRQDHKNDACIEEETDNPEQHSQKTAELNIQAQDQHKVK